Proteins encoded by one window of Candidatus Poribacteria bacterium:
- a CDS encoding LamG domain-containing protein → MNFSIISGSKFWKPTSVVLVCFSLFAVGVLFVSTTSAEIDPDTIVGMWLFDEGKGNVATDDTGNGLDGEFEGKPKWVKGQFGQALEFDGKGAFVRIAEHDNPTEAITVSAWAKSPNDTWNQHGWMVEKRNAYIIHPNQGTKNVAWPVCNGGCWNKPGGWNDGNVGPKDITQWHMYTTTFDSKTGKWAIYIDAKEASTLDLAKNPIDADSGPVNIGFDDCCGGARFGAVTIDEVVIFDVALEQADIETMLDGMLAALAIDPADKMATTWADVKIRY, encoded by the coding sequence ATGAATTTCAGTATTATTTCTGGCAGCAAGTTTTGGAAACCCACGAGTGTAGTCCTCGTGTGTTTCAGTCTTTTTGCGGTTGGTGTTTTGTTCGTCTCCACCACCTCGGCCGAGATCGATCCTGATACCATTGTCGGAATGTGGCTTTTTGATGAGGGCAAAGGAAATGTCGCAACCGATGACACCGGAAATGGACTGGACGGCGAATTTGAAGGTAAACCGAAATGGGTGAAGGGCCAGTTTGGGCAAGCACTTGAATTTGATGGTAAAGGTGCTTTCGTTCGGATCGCCGAGCATGATAATCCGACTGAAGCGATCACGGTCTCAGCTTGGGCAAAGAGTCCGAATGATACTTGGAATCAACACGGTTGGATGGTCGAAAAGCGGAACGCCTATATCATCCATCCCAACCAAGGCACAAAAAATGTAGCGTGGCCGGTTTGCAATGGAGGCTGCTGGAATAAACCCGGTGGTTGGAATGATGGTAATGTTGGACCCAAAGATATTACCCAGTGGCACATGTACACGACCACTTTTGATAGTAAGACCGGTAAGTGGGCCATCTATATTGATGCGAAAGAAGCCAGCACATTAGATTTGGCTAAAAATCCTATTGATGCCGATAGCGGTCCCGTCAATATCGGATTTGATGACTGTTGCGGTGGCGCGCGCTTTGGGGCAGTGACTATCGACGAGGTTGTAATTTTCGATGTCGCTTTGGAGCAAGCGGACATTGAAACGATGTTGGACGGTATGCTTGCAGCCTTAGCGATTGATCCTGCTGACAAGATGGCAACCACTTGGGCAGACGTGAAGATCAGGTACTAA
- a CDS encoding transketolase, whose product METLKNFLKQKATNLRIHSVTSTSEAGSGHPTTCLSAADIVSALFFHAMRYDTTDAQNPNNDRFILSKGHAAPLLYAAYAEAGIIPAEKLRTLRQIDSILEGHPTPRFEWTEVATGSLGQGLSLGLGMALNGKYLDDADYRVYVLLGDGETAEGGVWEAAALASHYKLNNLIGIVDVNALGQSQRTMYAFDVDTYCQRFEAFGWQAIGIDGHDFDEILPALDRAKASDEKPTMIVAKTFKGKGISFLENADNWHGKALAQGDELDKALAELGPLHSDVPVRIASPNPVNGNADRAAVTECEPPDYPVDEEVATRSGYGAGLAKLGSANPNVVALDGDTKNSTYAEQFMELHPNRYFEMFIAEQNLVGAGIGLAKRGKIPFVSTFAAFLSRAYDQIRMSAISQANIKYAGSHCGVSIGEDGPSQMGLEDIAMFRAIPGAVVLYPSDAVAAERLVAEAADYEGIVYLRTSRPKTAILYDADERFPIGGSKVIRESSEDKVTIVAAGVALHEALKAHEILAQEGVAVRIIDVYSVKPIDKEALQKAASETNNTLITVEDHYPEGGLGDAVLDAVATEGVCVHKLAVTGMPRSGKPEELLEYHGINTDAIVQKAKALKL is encoded by the coding sequence GTGGAAACCTTAAAAAATTTTCTCAAACAGAAAGCGACGAACCTACGCATTCATTCCGTCACCTCCACATCGGAGGCGGGGTCTGGACATCCAACCACGTGTCTCTCAGCTGCGGATATCGTCTCAGCACTTTTTTTTCACGCGATGCGTTATGACACAACCGATGCTCAGAACCCCAACAACGATAGATTCATCTTGTCCAAAGGACATGCGGCACCGCTCCTTTACGCCGCTTATGCGGAAGCGGGGATTATTCCAGCCGAAAAACTTCGCACGTTGCGACAAATTGATAGCATCTTGGAGGGACATCCGACCCCTCGGTTTGAATGGACAGAGGTCGCAACAGGGTCCCTTGGACAGGGCTTATCGCTTGGACTCGGCATGGCTCTCAATGGAAAATACTTAGATGACGCTGATTACCGAGTCTATGTCCTCCTTGGCGATGGCGAGACTGCTGAAGGTGGGGTCTGGGAGGCGGCTGCTTTAGCATCACACTACAAACTTAATAATTTGATTGGGATTGTGGATGTCAATGCGCTTGGACAGAGCCAACGGACGATGTATGCCTTTGACGTCGATACGTATTGTCAGCGTTTTGAGGCGTTTGGTTGGCAAGCCATCGGCATTGATGGTCACGATTTTGATGAAATCCTTCCCGCACTCGACCGAGCGAAGGCTTCGGACGAGAAACCGACGATGATAGTCGCCAAAACTTTTAAAGGAAAAGGGATTTCGTTCCTTGAAAACGCCGACAACTGGCACGGAAAAGCGCTTGCCCAGGGTGACGAGCTTGATAAGGCTTTAGCTGAACTTGGTCCATTGCATTCAGATGTTCCGGTTCGGATTGCATCCCCAAATCCTGTAAATGGGAATGCTGATCGTGCAGCCGTGACCGAATGTGAGCCGCCTGACTATCCAGTGGACGAAGAAGTCGCAACGCGTAGTGGCTACGGTGCAGGGCTTGCGAAACTCGGTAGTGCGAATCCGAATGTTGTTGCTTTAGATGGAGATACTAAAAACTCTACGTATGCTGAGCAATTTATGGAACTCCATCCGAACCGCTATTTCGAGATGTTCATCGCGGAACAAAATTTGGTCGGGGCTGGCATCGGTTTGGCAAAACGCGGTAAGATTCCGTTTGTCTCAACCTTTGCTGCATTTTTATCGCGTGCCTATGATCAGATTCGGATGTCTGCGATCTCACAAGCGAATATTAAATATGCCGGTTCACACTGTGGCGTCTCAATCGGTGAAGACGGTCCCTCACAGATGGGTTTAGAGGACATCGCGATGTTCCGTGCGATTCCGGGAGCAGTCGTGCTGTATCCAAGCGATGCAGTCGCCGCTGAACGGCTCGTCGCGGAAGCTGCGGATTATGAGGGTATCGTTTACCTCCGCACCTCGCGTCCAAAAACCGCTATTCTCTACGATGCTGATGAGCGTTTCCCAATCGGTGGGTCTAAAGTTATTCGGGAAAGCAGTGAAGATAAGGTGACCATTGTTGCCGCCGGTGTTGCCCTTCACGAAGCCTTGAAAGCACACGAGATACTTGCTCAAGAAGGGGTGGCTGTCCGTATTATAGACGTGTATTCTGTTAAGCCGATTGATAAGGAAGCGCTACAAAAGGCGGCGTCTGAGACGAACAATACCCTAATCACCGTTGAAGACCATTATCCTGAAGGCGGTCTCGGGGACGCTGTCCTTGATGCTGTGGCAACTGAAGGCGTCTGCGTTCACAAGCTTGCTGTTACAGGGATGCCGAGGTCTGGGAAACCGGAGGAGCTTTTAGAATATCACGGCATTAACACAGACGCTATCGTACAGAAGGCGAAAGCGTTGAAACTCTAA
- a CDS encoding tetratricopeptide repeat protein translates to MIFSFDETDDFDDESQDSYLDEEGADADVDELEDDLNDPATALSHAFREATGVEEEEVEDEDDEDDEDDEDDEDEDTDTEAVEEHDAEEGVEAYGGEEEDSDDTEAYEQRLAEAIDALPIEEDLEVDIPPLELPPFEVELFRPQEQGNLAYADAVKAYYEEKDYQRAIEKFGEAIENEAQDTEGNVTDSNSIVAKAMYWQAEAYVKMQNIPQAIVTFENLIQTYQEHYLSLAAQRRSVQLNPE, encoded by the coding sequence ATGATATTTAGTTTTGACGAAACAGACGATTTTGATGATGAATCACAAGATTCCTATCTGGATGAAGAAGGTGCCGATGCCGATGTCGATGAGTTGGAAGATGACTTAAATGATCCGGCTACTGCGCTCTCTCACGCATTTCGTGAAGCCACAGGAGTTGAGGAAGAGGAAGTGGAAGATGAAGATGATGAAGATGATGAAGATGATGAAGATGATGAAGATGAAGATACAGATACAGAGGCAGTAGAAGAACACGACGCTGAAGAAGGAGTAGAGGCATACGGCGGCGAAGAAGAAGATAGCGATGATACTGAAGCATATGAACAACGACTTGCTGAAGCGATAGATGCATTACCGATCGAAGAAGATTTAGAAGTGGACATCCCACCGTTGGAATTGCCTCCGTTTGAAGTTGAGCTTTTCCGACCACAGGAACAAGGCAATCTCGCTTATGCAGATGCTGTGAAAGCCTACTATGAGGAGAAAGATTATCAACGCGCAATCGAAAAATTTGGGGAAGCTATAGAAAACGAAGCCCAGGACACGGAAGGAAATGTGACAGATTCTAATTCGATTGTAGCAAAGGCGATGTACTGGCAAGCGGAAGCTTACGTCAAAATGCAAAATATCCCGCAAGCCATTGTAACTTTTGAGAATCTCATCCAGACGTATCAAGAACATTACCTTTCATTAGCCGCACAACGAAGATCGGTTCAGTTGAACCCAGAATAG